The Saprospiraceae bacterium genome includes a window with the following:
- a CDS encoding tetratricopeptide repeat protein yields MRIIILFTLLLTQMVLHGQITFCGSTTYPSLTFSETAREKSENDLAIAKANYETDVKNADAIIWYGRRLAYLGRYDEAIEIFTKGILLHPYDARMFRHRGHRYLTTRCVDKAIADFIKATYLIKNQKDEVEPDGIPNAKNIPTSTLQSNIWYHLGLAYYLKKDFKNAEKAYRECLKVSKNPDMYVATANWYFITLRELKKEKTAANLLATIHKNMELIENEGYLQILLLYKGGQNADDMLQNLIKDNNTLTNATAGFGLGNYYRLKGDKAKAKEIFEQVIRGSQWGSFAYMAAEIWAH; encoded by the coding sequence ATGAGAATTATAATCTTATTTACATTATTATTGACTCAAATGGTACTCCATGGTCAGATCACATTTTGTGGTAGTACCACCTACCCTTCACTTACTTTTTCTGAAACTGCCAGGGAAAAATCAGAAAACGACCTGGCAATAGCCAAAGCAAACTATGAAACCGATGTCAAAAATGCTGACGCCATCATATGGTATGGCAGGAGATTGGCTTACCTCGGCAGGTATGATGAAGCCATTGAGATATTTACCAAAGGAATTTTGCTGCATCCATACGATGCCCGCATGTTCAGACACAGAGGTCACAGATACCTGACCACAAGGTGCGTGGACAAAGCTATTGCGGATTTCATCAAAGCTACCTACCTGATAAAAAATCAAAAAGACGAAGTCGAACCGGATGGTATACCCAATGCCAAAAATATACCTACCAGCACCCTACAATCCAATATATGGTACCATCTTGGGTTAGCATACTATCTCAAAAAAGATTTTAAAAATGCCGAAAAAGCGTACAGGGAATGCCTTAAAGTATCAAAAAATCCGGATATGTACGTTGCCACAGCCAACTGGTACTTTATCACCCTCAGGGAACTTAAAAAAGAAAAAACAGCTGCAAATCTTCTGGCAACTATACACAAAAATATGGAACTAATAGAAAATGAAGGATACCTCCAGATTTTATTGCTGTACAAAGGTGGCCAGAATGCCGATGACATGTTGCAAAATCTGATAAAGGACAACAACACACTTACTAATGCCACTGCTGGTTTTGGCCTGGGGAATTACTACAGACTTAAAGGAGATAAGGCTAAAGCTAAAGAAATATTTGAGCAGGTAATTCGTGGCAGTCAATGGGGAAGTTTTGCCTATATGGCTGCGGAAATATGGGCGCATTGA
- a CDS encoding helix-turn-helix transcriptional regulator, whose product MKNSKQITTFEEHLTRQYGQIGSEKRTEFESKAKSFVIGELLKEERLEANLTQEELADKIGAKKSYISRVENGKTDIQISTLFRLFEFGLGKRINIIIE is encoded by the coding sequence ATGAAAAATAGCAAACAGATTACAACATTCGAAGAACATTTAACAAGGCAATACGGACAAATTGGCTCTGAGAAGAGAACGGAATTTGAATCCAAAGCAAAGTCATTTGTAATAGGTGAACTTTTAAAAGAAGAACGCCTTGAAGCAAATTTAACACAAGAAGAATTGGCTGATAAAATTGGAGCGAAAAAGAGTTATATATCCAGAGTTGAAAATGGAAAGACTGACATTCAAATATCGACACTTTTTAGACTTTTTGAATTTGGACTTGGCAAACGAATAAACATAATAATTGAATAA
- a CDS encoding glycoside hydrolase family 3 C-terminal domain-containing protein, producing MTPEEKFRQLFMIPGDITGMEDKYKAGIFGFQVNTAGKSGDAAQQILQYDPGANAYETAVKINQLQRFFLEKSRLGIPLIPFDEALHGLVRDGATAFPQSIALAATWNKKLVHQIADAIAQECKTRGIRQILSPVVNIASDVRWGRTEETYGEDPYLASEMGVAFVSAFEKKGIITTPKHFVANVGDGGRDSYPIHWNDRLMREIYLPPFEACFKRGGSRSVMTSYNSYDGSPCTAHDALLNQLLKKEWGFDGFVISDAGATGGANVLHFTAKNYADATTQSITNGLDVIFQTSIDHESLFSTPFLNGDVKNSVVDSAVFRVLKKKFELGLFENPYSDPDEAKKWNGHTDHRTLAKKAALESMVLLKNNKKILPLSKNVRSIAVIGPDADEARLGGYSGPGNNKVSLLTGIKNKAGNNIKVNYSYGCKRTSEKYEVVPGKYLSNNKEVNKLVGLYAEYFNNVTFSGKPVFTRIDEKVNFQWTLFSPDPEKLSYDFYSVKWSGKIKSPTTGRYKIGIDGNDGYRLYLNGKLLIDNIIKRSREVKVAEFDFIAGREYDIRIEYAEPVGNAWFKLIWNVGVKDSDSKQIEDAVKLASKSDLAIISVGIEEGEFQDRASLRLPGRQEELIQRIAATGKPIIVLLTGGSAITMSNWMDKADAIIQNWYAGEDGGSAIADVLFGDYNPAGRLPITFPVFEGQLPLVYNHKPTGRGDDYINLTGQPLFPFGYGLSYTTFDYSDMKLSKSVIKEDETVTVSCKITNTGNLAGDEVVQLYIRDELASLARPVMELKSFERIHLKPGESKTVSFEITPEALQMYDINMKKVVEPGDFRIMIGASSKDIRLRGILKVE from the coding sequence ATGACCCCTGAAGAAAAATTCAGGCAATTGTTTATGATACCGGGTGATATTACGGGGATGGAAGATAAATACAAAGCCGGAATTTTTGGATTCCAGGTGAATACTGCCGGCAAAAGTGGTGATGCGGCACAACAGATTCTCCAATACGATCCGGGTGCCAATGCGTATGAAACAGCGGTGAAAATCAACCAGCTTCAACGGTTTTTTCTTGAGAAAAGCCGACTTGGAATACCACTTATTCCTTTTGATGAAGCATTGCACGGGTTGGTACGCGATGGAGCTACAGCATTTCCACAATCTATTGCACTGGCAGCCACCTGGAATAAAAAACTGGTCCATCAAATAGCTGATGCCATAGCTCAGGAATGCAAAACGAGAGGAATACGGCAGATATTATCACCCGTGGTCAATATCGCTTCGGATGTGAGATGGGGCCGCACAGAAGAGACCTATGGTGAAGATCCGTATCTGGCATCAGAAATGGGAGTGGCGTTTGTATCGGCATTTGAAAAAAAAGGAATCATAACGACTCCCAAACATTTTGTAGCCAATGTAGGTGACGGTGGTCGCGATTCTTATCCTATCCACTGGAATGACAGGCTCATGCGTGAAATTTATCTTCCGCCGTTTGAGGCATGTTTTAAGCGCGGAGGCTCAAGATCTGTGATGACTTCTTACAATTCTTATGATGGCAGTCCTTGTACAGCTCATGATGCTTTGCTCAATCAACTATTGAAAAAAGAATGGGGTTTTGACGGTTTTGTGATCTCTGATGCAGGTGCTACGGGCGGTGCCAATGTACTTCATTTTACGGCCAAAAACTATGCTGACGCCACCACACAATCTATCACCAATGGACTGGATGTCATTTTTCAGACAAGTATCGACCACGAATCTCTTTTTTCTACTCCTTTTCTCAACGGTGATGTAAAAAATAGTGTGGTTGATTCAGCAGTATTTCGTGTGCTTAAGAAAAAATTTGAATTGGGACTTTTTGAAAATCCTTATTCCGATCCCGATGAAGCTAAAAAATGGAATGGTCATACTGACCATCGTACACTTGCCAAAAAAGCGGCTTTGGAGTCCATGGTATTGCTCAAAAATAATAAAAAAATCCTGCCTTTGTCCAAAAACGTCCGATCGATAGCTGTCATTGGTCCCGATGCTGATGAAGCCAGACTGGGTGGTTACAGCGGTCCGGGAAATAATAAAGTTTCCCTACTGACAGGCATAAAAAACAAAGCCGGAAATAATATCAAAGTCAATTACAGTTACGGTTGTAAACGAACTTCTGAAAAATATGAAGTAGTACCGGGTAAGTACCTTTCAAATAATAAAGAGGTGAATAAACTTGTCGGACTGTATGCAGAATATTTCAATAATGTCACTTTCAGCGGAAAACCGGTATTTACTCGGATAGATGAAAAAGTAAACTTCCAATGGACCCTTTTTTCGCCCGATCCGGAAAAGCTCTCTTATGATTTTTATTCTGTAAAATGGTCTGGAAAAATCAAATCTCCAACCACCGGCAGATACAAAATAGGCATCGATGGCAATGACGGTTATCGATTATATCTCAACGGAAAACTACTTATCGACAATATAATCAAGAGAAGCAGAGAAGTAAAAGTAGCTGAATTTGACTTTATAGCCGGAAGAGAGTATGACATCAGGATAGAATATGCAGAGCCTGTGGGCAATGCATGGTTCAAACTGATATGGAATGTCGGAGTGAAAGACTCAGACAGTAAGCAAATAGAAGATGCTGTAAAATTGGCATCAAAAAGCGATCTCGCCATCATATCAGTGGGCATCGAAGAAGGAGAGTTTCAGGACAGGGCGTCACTGCGTCTGCCCGGAAGACAGGAAGAACTCATCCAGAGAATTGCTGCCACAGGTAAGCCGATAATTGTCCTCCTTACCGGAGGATCAGCTATCACTATGAGCAATTGGATGGATAAGGCTGACGCTATAATACAAAACTGGTACGCCGGTGAAGATGGTGGAAGTGCCATTGCCGATGTGCTGTTTGGTGATTATAATCCTGCCGGAAGGTTGCCGATCACTTTTCCGGTCTTTGAAGGTCAACTACCTTTGGTTTATAATCACAAACCTACAGGCAGAGGAGACGACTATATCAATCTCACAGGTCAGCCACTCTTTCCGTTTGGTTATGGCTTGAGTTACACTACATTTGACTACAGTGATATGAAGTTGAGCAAATCTGTCATTAAGGAAGATGAAACTGTAACCGTCAGTTGTAAGATAACCAATACTGGAAACTTAGCAGGAGATGAAGTTGTCCAGTTGTACATCAGGGACGAACTGGCTTCTCTTGCAAGACCTGTGATGGAGTTAAAATCATTTGAAAGAATCCACCTTAAACCAGGAGAATCCAAAACGGTATCATTTGAAATTACCCCTGAAGCCCTACAGATGTACGACATTAATATGAAAAAAGTGGTAGAACCGGGAGATTTTCGTATCATGATAGGGGCATCATCAAAAGATATCAGGCTGAGAGGAATATTGAAGGTAGAGTAA
- a CDS encoding type II toxin-antitoxin system ParD family antitoxin, whose protein sequence is MSKNTSVTLGEHFEQIIEKSIESGRYSSASEVIREGLRLVDEREQKIKILREAIEAGEKSGYVKNFDPVKHLEKLNQSYKK, encoded by the coding sequence ATGTCAAAGAACACATCAGTAACCTTAGGGGAACATTTTGAACAAATCATTGAAAAAAGCATAGAATCTGGTCGGTATTCTTCTGCAAGTGAAGTTATTAGAGAAGGACTAAGACTTGTAGATGAAAGGGAACAGAAAATTAAGATTCTTAGGGAAGCAATCGAAGCGGGAGAAAAAAGTGGTTATGTGAAAAATTTTGACCCAGTAAAACACTTAGAAAAACTTAATCAAAGTTACAAAAAATGA
- a CDS encoding type II toxin-antitoxin system RelE/ParE family toxin yields the protein MEQIRKLIFFKTYFFDFYENQEQKVKEKMDFGLFLLQYVKQVPSKHIGSTQEKNLFYLRVKQGSNIYRIFFCFDEDKIVVIMNGFTKKTQKTPTKEINKAITIKKQYFNEK from the coding sequence ATGGAACAAATTCGAAAATTGATCTTCTTTAAAACTTACTTCTTTGATTTTTACGAGAATCAGGAACAGAAAGTAAAAGAGAAGATGGATTTTGGTCTTTTCCTGTTACAATATGTCAAACAAGTTCCTAGCAAACATATAGGCTCAACACAAGAAAAGAATTTGTTTTATTTAAGAGTTAAACAAGGATCAAATATATACAGAATATTTTTTTGTTTTGATGAAGATAAAATTGTAGTTATAATGAATGGATTTACAAAGAAAACACAAAAGACACCAACAAAAGAAATAAACAAAGCAATTACAATTAAAAAACAATATTTTAATGAAAAATAG
- a CDS encoding T9SS type A sorting domain-containing protein, translated as MDYNGKYSYSDIVSVRYNGNGETSIYPNPASSEVTITTTQPTSVQIMDVYGKVLKNQDISEGQNTINLSELPYGILIFVVGDQRF; from the coding sequence GTGGACTATAATGGTAAGTACAGCTATAGCGATATAGTAAGCGTAAGATATAATGGCAATGGAGAAACCAGTATTTATCCAAATCCTGCATCATCAGAAGTAACCATCACGACTACACAACCAACATCCGTGCAAATCATGGATGTTTATGGTAAAGTACTCAAAAACCAGGATATCTCTGAAGGACAAAACACCATAAATCTGTCTGAACTTCCATACGGAATCCTTATCTTTGTGGTTGGAGACCAGAGATTTTAG
- a CDS encoding efflux RND transporter permease subunit produces MGFNKFFVKNWQFTLVIFTAVMVLGINALFNMPRAEDPPFGAPIFSIVIVYPGTNPADMEKLVADPIEEELYQLADIKKINTTINDGLVVMLAEFNFGVDVESKNNDVIREINKIRPELPEGIIRFDIKKAASSDVVILQSALVSDTASMELMKDLAQNLEKDIERIKDIKWAEIQASPEKEIHLDLDLDRMAAMKLGLNQVIGLIQANNINIPGGDIDLGQKKYNIKTTSEYKTIDDIKSTIVQVTPQGKTVTLGQIATIYYTEETTDHIARHNSRRAIWINSAMKDKKNIISVRKELETVLSAFKEKLPKGITLENAFDQEKGVRYRLSGLGRDFAIAIFLVLLTLLPLGTRASIVVMISIPLSLSIGLFMLDLLGYTLNQLSIVGMVVALGLLVDDSIVVVENIERYMRKGISAREAAVSATNHIMVAILGCTATLILAFLPLANLPEGSGDFIRPLPMAVMLTVIASLFVSVTIIPFLSSILLKSHENAASGDGNFFFNALKKYVNNPYQRLLEWCMSHKLVTLVFAAAIFMMSLLLIPVLGFSLFPESEKPIITIDIETEPGSNLTHTDKVVRKVEQKLLTFTEIDHISANAGKGNPRIYYNEFQRQNSANFGQIIVYLNEKTKVPDIIRFADKARSALASFPGVKIEVKRFQQGPPISAPIEMRIMGNNLDTLDILSTKVEKLMKEKSGSMYVRNDLKYVKSDIVVDVDREKAGLYGISSAEIAKTVRLAIVGLQIGEISNSEGDEFKMKISLSQNTENALQMFDKVFVTSMSGSLIPLKSMASISLRPSASIIRHFNKERYALVSCFVQNGVNVSKLTDEILDDINNEVTMSEGYRVVAAGERESQQESFGGLGTIIILTVFGLLAILILEFRTFKSTIIVLSVIPMGIIGALVALYIAGESMSFVATVGIIALVGIEIKNSILMVDYTNGLREQGMNLYEAVMDGAETRFLPILLTSMTAIGGLTPLVLESSPLISPLAIVLIGGLISSTLLSRLVTPVLYYLIPPEIKM; encoded by the coding sequence TAGAGCCGAAGATCCTCCTTTTGGTGCACCGATATTTTCTATTGTAATAGTGTATCCGGGTACCAATCCTGCAGATATGGAAAAACTCGTAGCAGACCCGATAGAAGAAGAGTTGTATCAATTGGCCGACATTAAAAAAATCAACACCACAATTAATGACGGTCTTGTAGTCATGCTAGCTGAGTTTAATTTCGGAGTCGATGTAGAATCCAAAAACAATGATGTCATCAGAGAAATCAATAAAATACGACCCGAATTACCAGAAGGTATCATTCGTTTTGATATCAAAAAGGCTGCATCGAGTGACGTCGTCATATTACAATCTGCCTTAGTTTCTGATACTGCCTCTATGGAGCTGATGAAAGATCTTGCACAAAATCTCGAAAAAGATATAGAACGTATTAAGGACATCAAATGGGCAGAAATTCAAGCTTCACCAGAAAAGGAGATACACCTAGACTTGGATTTAGATAGAATGGCAGCAATGAAATTAGGCTTAAATCAAGTCATAGGGCTGATCCAAGCTAACAATATCAACATACCTGGTGGTGACATTGATCTAGGTCAAAAAAAGTATAACATCAAAACCACCTCTGAATACAAGACCATTGATGACATTAAATCTACTATCGTACAAGTTACTCCTCAGGGTAAGACAGTCACTTTGGGCCAGATAGCAACCATTTACTATACCGAAGAGACAACTGACCATATCGCTAGGCACAATAGCCGCCGAGCCATTTGGATAAACTCAGCTATGAAGGACAAAAAAAACATTATTTCTGTTCGCAAAGAGTTAGAAACAGTTCTTTCTGCATTCAAAGAGAAATTGCCAAAAGGAATCACTTTAGAAAACGCTTTTGATCAGGAAAAAGGAGTAAGATACCGATTGTCCGGCCTTGGAAGAGATTTTGCCATAGCCATATTCTTGGTATTATTGACCTTGCTGCCATTGGGTACAAGAGCATCTATTGTGGTGATGATTTCTATTCCATTGTCATTGAGCATTGGTCTGTTTATGTTGGATTTACTAGGATATACGCTCAATCAATTGAGTATAGTAGGTATGGTAGTTGCCTTGGGATTGCTAGTAGATGATAGTATCGTAGTGGTAGAAAACATAGAGCGATATATGCGCAAAGGCATCTCTGCGCGTGAAGCCGCTGTTTCTGCTACCAATCACATTATGGTAGCGATTTTGGGTTGTACTGCTACCTTGATTTTGGCTTTTTTACCATTGGCCAATCTTCCTGAAGGCTCAGGTGATTTTATACGACCCTTGCCCATGGCTGTCATGCTGACGGTAATCGCATCACTTTTTGTATCTGTTACGATCATTCCATTTTTATCATCCATCTTACTCAAATCCCACGAAAATGCTGCCAGTGGTGATGGAAATTTTTTCTTTAATGCATTAAAAAAATATGTAAATAATCCTTATCAAAGACTATTGGAATGGTGTATGTCTCATAAACTGGTTACCTTAGTCTTTGCAGCTGCTATTTTTATGATGTCGTTATTACTGATACCTGTATTGGGTTTTAGCTTATTTCCAGAATCAGAAAAACCCATTATCACTATCGATATCGAAACCGAACCAGGATCTAATCTTACCCACACAGACAAAGTTGTCCGTAAGGTAGAGCAAAAGCTTTTGACATTTACAGAAATAGATCACATCAGTGCCAATGCTGGCAAGGGTAACCCAAGAATATACTACAATGAGTTTCAACGACAAAACTCTGCCAATTTCGGTCAAATCATTGTCTATCTCAACGAAAAAACTAAAGTGCCGGATATTATCAGATTTGCAGACAAAGCCAGAAGTGCTCTTGCCAGTTTTCCAGGTGTAAAGATCGAAGTCAAAAGGTTTCAGCAAGGTCCACCAATATCCGCTCCTATCGAAATGAGGATCATGGGCAATAATCTGGATACTTTAGACATCCTAAGTACTAAAGTGGAGAAGCTAATGAAAGAAAAGTCAGGATCCATGTATGTGCGCAACGACTTAAAATATGTAAAATCAGATATCGTTGTAGATGTAGATAGAGAGAAAGCAGGCCTTTACGGAATCAGTAGTGCAGAGATAGCTAAGACTGTAAGGCTTGCCATAGTAGGACTGCAGATAGGTGAAATCAGCAATTCCGAAGGCGATGAATTCAAAATGAAAATTTCTCTATCCCAAAATACTGAAAATGCCCTTCAAATGTTTGATAAGGTTTTTGTCACATCTATGAGCGGTTCACTTATACCTTTAAAAAGCATGGCATCAATTTCTTTAAGACCATCAGCATCTATCATCAGACATTTCAATAAAGAAAGATATGCACTGGTCAGTTGTTTTGTGCAAAATGGGGTTAATGTAAGCAAGCTTACAGACGAGATATTAGATGATATTAATAATGAGGTGACCATGTCTGAAGGTTATAGAGTGGTCGCTGCTGGAGAGCGTGAATCACAACAAGAGTCTTTCGGAGGCCTAGGTACCATCATTATTCTTACTGTATTTGGTTTACTGGCCATACTAATACTGGAGTTCCGTACCTTCAAGTCGACTATTATAGTCTTAAGTGTGATTCCTATGGGTATCATCGGGGCATTAGTAGCTTTGTACATAGCAGGTGAGTCTATGTCATTTGTAGCCACAGTAGGTATTATAGCATTGGTAGGTATCGAAATCAAAAACTCCATTCTTATGGTAGATTATACTAATGGTCTCCGCGAACAGGGTATGAACCTTTACGAAGCTGTAATGGATGGTGCCGAAACTAGATTTTTACCTATTTTACTGACTTCAATGACAGCTATAGGTGGCTTGACACCTTTAGTTCTCGAAAGCTCACCTCTTATCAGCCCATTAGCCATAGTTTTGATAGGTGGATTGATCAGTAGTACTCTGTTGAGTCGATTGGTGACACCTGTATTGTATTATTTGATACCGCCTGAGATAAAGATGTAA
- a CDS encoding DUF5009 domain-containing protein, translated as MNRRNESLDALRGIAILGMVLSGSIAYSDVMPGWMFHAQVPPPSFKFDPLIPGITWVDLVFPFFLFSMGAAMPLALNKYIQQNSGPIPVIKLAFRRFILLTFFALFSHQMKAWVLAENPGMTEHLMSMVSFGLLFAVFYESKNHQKIRLFIMSMALVASVAMMVIWHQNYRGFDLYKSDIIIMLLGNMALFGTLIYYFTHDKPLLRLAILPLIFAVFVAAKEPASGWAKELFNFNNIAGYKFDWMYRFYFLKYLFIVIPGTFAGEWMIRYRSAQMVLSGQHKIFVTWISLLLIVCNLIGLYTRLLEMNVLISVILCGIALFAVHKENITGSTKWFVQAGSYALILGLFLEAYEGGIKKDVSTYSYYFVTTGLSFFCLIFFNQLSDTKIWKNPIHFLALTGKNPMVAYVAGNLLLLPILSITGLKTYWEMLNQNFLAGTFKGILFTGIVALITIFTVKRKWFWKT; from the coding sequence ATGAATAGACGTAATGAAAGTCTTGACGCCCTCAGAGGAATAGCCATCCTGGGTATGGTATTGAGTGGTAGCATAGCCTACAGCGATGTGATGCCTGGCTGGATGTTTCACGCACAGGTGCCTCCACCATCGTTTAAGTTTGACCCTTTAATCCCTGGAATTACCTGGGTAGATTTGGTTTTTCCATTTTTTCTGTTTTCTATGGGTGCAGCTATGCCCCTGGCACTCAACAAGTATATTCAGCAAAATTCAGGACCAATTCCTGTGATAAAATTGGCATTCAGAAGATTTATACTGCTTACTTTTTTTGCATTGTTTTCTCATCAGATGAAGGCGTGGGTACTGGCTGAAAATCCCGGAATGACTGAACATCTCATGTCGATGGTATCATTTGGTCTTTTGTTCGCTGTTTTTTATGAATCAAAAAACCATCAGAAAATCCGTCTTTTTATCATGTCTATGGCCTTAGTAGCTTCGGTAGCTATGATGGTAATCTGGCATCAAAATTACAGGGGATTTGACCTTTACAAAAGTGATATCATCATCATGCTACTCGGCAATATGGCGCTTTTTGGAACTTTGATTTATTATTTTACTCATGACAAACCATTGCTCAGGTTGGCCATTTTGCCATTGATTTTTGCAGTGTTTGTGGCAGCCAAGGAACCTGCATCAGGTTGGGCAAAAGAGTTGTTTAACTTCAATAACATAGCAGGATATAAATTTGATTGGATGTACAGATTTTATTTTTTAAAATATCTCTTTATAGTTATCCCGGGGACATTTGCGGGAGAGTGGATGATACGTTACAGATCAGCTCAGATGGTACTTTCGGGTCAACATAAAATATTTGTAACCTGGATTTCTTTATTGCTGATCGTGTGTAATTTGATAGGATTGTACACCAGACTACTCGAAATGAATGTTTTGATTTCAGTGATTCTTTGTGGTATTGCTCTTTTTGCCGTACATAAAGAAAATATCACAGGTAGCACGAAGTGGTTTGTGCAGGCTGGAAGCTATGCTTTGATCCTTGGCCTTTTTCTCGAAGCGTATGAAGGGGGCATCAAAAAAGATGTGTCCACATACAGTTATTATTTTGTGACTACAGGATTATCATTTTTCTGTTTGATTTTTTTCAATCAGTTATCTGACACAAAAATATGGAAAAATCCCATTCACTTCCTGGCACTTACCGGTAAAAATCCCATGGTCGCTTACGTAGCGGGAAATCTGTTACTGCTACCAATCTTGAGCATCACCGGTTTAAAAACCTACTGGGAGATGTTAAATCAAAACTTTTTGGCCGGTACTTTTAAAGGCATACTATTTACAGGAATTGTTGCGCTCATTACGATATTTACTGTGAAGAGGAAGTGGTTTTGGAAGACTTGA
- a CDS encoding type II toxin-antitoxin system RelE/ParE family toxin translates to MKLKFEISEFALEDLDNLWEYTVEQWSKEQANKYYNEIFSAIDKICENSDIGKPIDEMKKGHRRTNVKSHMIIYKVKGSTIYIDRILHQKMDIEKNLNE, encoded by the coding sequence ATGAAGCTTAAGTTTGAAATAAGCGAATTTGCATTAGAAGATTTAGATAATCTATGGGAATATACGGTTGAACAGTGGTCTAAAGAACAAGCGAACAAATATTACAATGAGATATTTTCGGCAATAGATAAAATTTGTGAAAACTCAGATATCGGGAAACCTATCGACGAAATGAAAAAAGGACACAGAAGAACTAATGTGAAATCTCATATGATAATATACAAAGTAAAAGGATCAACAATTTACATAGATAGAATATTACATCAAAAAATGGATATCGAAAAGAATCTGAATGAATAA
- a CDS encoding DUF1684 domain-containing protein, whose product MRYQKYCVFICCWFQLFVASAQSEEYLKKYEIWKSERVQELKSEQGYLNLAGLFWLKEGESTIGSDKSNKIHFDTENTAGSLVKVTLKNGEVWYDPLDSKDVYILNKPATKTKLYPVNGSPIVVTHHELRWFIIQRGEDFGIRLKDFKGKYLQNFKGIEYFPLNQNLIVEGRFVPTPGRKIDIKLATGHPYVHNSPGKVIFFIDGKEMSLDATGTLEKLSFVFGDETNSDETYGGGRFLEADGPDTNNKVIIDFNRAYNPPCAFTPYATCPLPTKENKLLVSISAGEKFTDHDE is encoded by the coding sequence ATGCGCTATCAAAAATATTGTGTTTTCATATGCTGTTGGTTTCAGCTTTTTGTTGCTTCAGCACAGTCTGAAGAATATCTAAAAAAATATGAGATTTGGAAAAGCGAAAGAGTACAAGAATTGAAATCTGAGCAGGGGTATTTAAACCTTGCTGGATTGTTTTGGCTGAAGGAAGGAGAAAGTACTATTGGCAGCGATAAATCCAATAAAATTCATTTTGATACAGAAAATACAGCTGGTTCTCTTGTTAAAGTAACCTTAAAAAATGGAGAAGTCTGGTATGATCCTTTGGATAGTAAAGATGTATATATCTTAAACAAACCAGCTACCAAGACAAAGCTTTATCCGGTAAATGGATCTCCTATAGTAGTCACACACCATGAGCTCAGATGGTTTATCATTCAAAGGGGAGAAGATTTCGGTATCCGGTTAAAAGATTTTAAAGGCAAATATTTGCAAAATTTTAAAGGAATAGAATATTTTCCATTGAATCAAAATCTGATAGTGGAAGGCAGATTTGTGCCTACTCCTGGTAGAAAGATTGATATCAAGCTTGCTACAGGTCATCCATATGTACACAATTCACCAGGTAAAGTGATCTTTTTTATCGATGGCAAAGAAATGAGTTTAGATGCAACGGGAACATTGGAAAAATTATCCTTTGTATTCGGTGATGAGACTAATAGTGATGAGACCTATGGCGGTGGAAGATTTTTAGAAGCTGATGGCCCTGATACCAACAACAAAGTGATCATTGATTTTAACAGAGCATACAATCCTCCCTGCGCTTTTACGCCTTATGCTACCTGCCCGCTACCAACAAAAGAAAATAAACTGCTGGTATCCATCAGTGCAGGTGAAAAATTCACCGACCATGATGAGTGA